A region of the Roseiflexus sp. RS-1 genome:
GGCCCGTTCCCGCCTTCGCCAGATCATCAACCCGCTGGGCGCGCGTGCCGCTGCCGCATTTGAGGCGGCGCTGCGGCGCATTCCGGCGGTTCAGCGACGGCTCGAAGCGCAGTATGCTGCACTGCTTGCCGATATTGAACCATCGCTCAAACCATACCGCCACGAATTTCCGGCATATACCCGCCTCCCGCCGGTCGGACGCAACCGCGATGATATCCTTGCCATGATGCGCCAGCTTGCCGAACGCGAAACACCGCGCTGGCGCGACGGGTATGTGTCGGGCGCGGTGTACCACGGCGATCCCGATCACCTTGCGTTTCTGAATCAGGCGTATGCGCTCCATTCCGTAAGCAATCCGCTACACGTCGATCTCTGGCCCAGCATTGCGCGATACGAGGCGGAGATTGTTGCAATGACGGCGACCATGCTCGGCGGCGGACCGGGCGTGTGCGGCACCGTCACTTCCGGCGGCACCGAGAGCATTCTGCTCGCCATGAAGACCTACCGCGATTGGGCGCGTGAACGTCTGGGCATTCGCCATCCCGAAGTGGTTGCGCCGGTCACCGCGCACGCAGCGTTCGACAAAGCTGCACACTACTTTGGCATCCGATTGGTGCGCATCCCGGTTGATGACGGCTTCCGCGCCGACGTTGCCGCCGCGCGCCGCGCTCTGACCCGCAACACGATTGCCCTGGTCGGTTCAGCGCCCTCATTCCCGCACGGTGTTATTGACCCGATTGCCGATCTTGCGGCGCTGGCGCATGATCGACGCATTGGCATACACGTCGATGCCTGCCTGGGCGGGTTTGTGCTCCCCTGGGCGCAGCGTCTCGGCTATCCGGTTCCGCCGTTCGACTTCAACGTCCCCGGAGTAACTTCCATCTCGGTTGATACACACAAATACGGGTATGCGCCCAAAGGAACCTCTGTCATTCTCTACCGCACCGAAGCATTGCGACGCTTCCAGTACTATGTCGCCGCCGACTGGCCCGGCGGGCTGTACGTTTCACCAACGATGGCGGGCAGTCGTCCTGGCGCACTGAGCGCTGCTGCGTGGGCGGCGATGGTCAGCATGGGGGAACAGGGGTATCTGGAAGCAACGCGGCGCATCCTGGAAACAGCGCATCGGATCCGCACCGGCATCGAGGCGATCCCGGAACTCCGCATTCTCGGCGATCCGCTCTGGGTGATCGCCTTCACAGCGACGCGCCTGGACATCTACCGCATCCTTGACCGGATGGCGCAACGCGGCTGGAACCTCAACGGACTGCACCATCCTCCAGCAGTCCACATCTGCGTCACCCTGCCACACACTGCGCCCGGCGTCGCCGACCGATTCATCGCCGACCTGCGCGACTCGGTCGCTGCCGTTCGCCGTGAACCGCGCGCCAGAGGGGGAATGGCGCCGGTGTACGGCATGGCTGCATCACTGCCGTTCCGTGGCGTCATCGGCGACCTGCTGCGGCGCTATCTCGACGTGGTGTACAAACCGTAGATCCGGCACATCATCGAAGCAGAAACCGCACGAGACGCAGGACATATCCCGCGCCTCGTGCGGTTGCGAAAAAGAGAACTCCTGACCCTCGTCCCTACTCGCACGACAGAGCTGCTACGGGCAACCGGTTGAACCATCCGTTGGTTCAACCGCCGACAAACTCAGTGCTTCGCTGCCGGCTTCGTTGGCGTGGTATCAATGCCAAGCGCCGAATAGAGCGGGCACACGCCAAAAACGGCGGTAATCAGCAGAATGACCGCCACCACCGCGGCAAGGATCTGCCAGAAGCCGCTCAGCAGCACAAACGTGGCAACGAGCAGCACAATACCGGCAATTGCCCGGATGCCACGATCGATAGGACCGACATTTTGATGGAACATCATCGTCCCTCCTTTCAGTTGTGGTTGTACTGTTTCATTGTTCCGCCATATTAGACGTAGCATGTGTGAAAAATGTTACATAGTGCAGAGGGACAGAGCAGGGGAAGATCAGACGCAGCATCGCAGCGCCCGGTCCTATCAAATCGGCTGTCATCACGGGAGCGAGGGCAGAACGACCGCGTTCTCCGGCAACCGGCGCGGAGGGTTGAACAAACACCGGTGTACCACGCGCATCGTGTTCCACCAGATTGGATATCAATGCTGCGGCGGTCAGGCGAACGTCGTGCTCAGCGCAGCGCGAGGATCGCTGCAAGCGTGATCGCCATCACCAGAATAATGGCGTACAGCACGATACGCTCGACATCGTAGAGGGTCATATCGCCTTTGAGGGTGTTATCGAAGCCGATGAACGCCAGCGTGCGCGGTTGATCGCGAAAGCGATAATCAACCTCGGTCACCGGAACGCCGCGGATGATCAGTTCAGCAGCGATCACGCGGGTATCATCACCGCAACCGCGCTGCGCTTCCTCGATCAATTCTTTTAGCGGCGCAACCTGATACCAGTGCCCCTCGCGCAGCGACACCGGACCCTCGAAGACCTTCTGCGCTTTCGCCTGGAGCGTCGGCTTATGCAAGCCGCTGAGGTCGTCCTCATTGAAATAGGCGCGTGCGGAACGTGACCAGGAGAAGACCTTCTCTTCGAGCAGTTGTCCGGTTCCCTCGCAGCGTTCGCACTCCTCGCGCCCGTACCCGCGGCAGGTCGGACACTCTTCCGAGAGTTGCTCAACGCGCGTCGTGCCATCCGGTTCCTTAACCCTGCGCGTGCGCAGCACTGTCCCGCTTCCCTCGCACGTTCGACACGGAATCCTGCCCGCACCGCTGCACTCCGGGCAACCAACCACACGCTGCGACCCCGGCAGAGTCATCGTTTCGGCGGCGTGCGTCTCGAACGGCGGCAGATCGGGAACCGGCGCTTCCCACAGGCTCGCCTCACGCACCGGCGTCAGTGCGCCGCCGCGATGCACACCGAGCCGCACCTGTGGCGAGGTGCGGGTTTCATACGCCACGCGCAACTCGTAAAAATAGAGGTTGTAACTGACAATCTGCTCTGGCTCGATCAGATGACCGAGTTGCGGTCGGTGCGTCCAATTCTGGCGACTCCAGCGATCCAGCAGGCGCCGGATGGCATCGACCCGATGCAGCGCATCGGCGCGGGCACGGCTGCGGGCGACGAAATCGGCATCGATCAGGTTGCCGAGCACTGTTTCGAGCGGGTTTTCGAGCCATTCGGCGATCGGCTCCCAGCGCGACTCCTCCATATCGACCGTCACGGCGTCGATCTGTGCCCGCAACGCCTGCCGCAGCGCCGTGATCGCCTGACCAGCGCTACTGTACCGCTGCGACGGATGGTGCGCCATCAGACGCTGGATCACCCGATCAACCGCAGTGAGCGCTTCGTCCCGCAGCGCCAGCGACGGCGGCGTACCCGCTGGCGGCGGCGACTCGCCACTGAACATATGGTAAATGACTGCGCCAAGGCTGTACAGATCGCTGGCTGGCGTCGGCTGCCCGGAGCGCAACGTCTGCTCCGGCGCGGTGTACGGCGTGCGATAGTCGGTATCGTCGATGCTCGACAGATCCGGCGTATCCGGTGCCGCCGCCAGGCTCAGATTCGTCAGGTATGCAGTTCCCTGCGGCGTGATCATAATGTTCGCCGGTTGCACATCGCGGTGGACGATATTCTGCGCGTGGAGATAATCGAGCACACTGGCGAGTTGCGTGGCGATACGGAGCGCCTGCAACGGTTCGAGCGCCCCACCCGCCAGCACATCCTGCAACGAGCGCGTATCCAGGTACGGCGTCACCAGATAGTGCCCGATCCGCTCATCATACCCGGCATCAATCACCGGCAGCAGGTTGGGATGGGTCAAATGCGCGGCGAGACGACCGGCAAGTTGAAAACGACTCGACGATACCCAGTCGGTGCGATGGAGCACCGAGACCAGCACCGGGCGGTCGAGCGTCAGATGCGTGGCGCGGTACACGACTGCCAGTTCGTCCTGACCGATCCGCTGATCGAGGCGATAGTTGCGCAGTTCGCGGGCAGCGCCCGACTGCGACGCCGAACCGGTCGTGTCGCTATTGCCGGAGTGTGACTGTGCCCGTAGTGTCGCCATCGCCAGCCTTCGACGCAGAACAAAACGCTTCGAGCAATGCCAGCGCGATGAGTATAACGCGGTGTGCCGCCGAACGCAAACGGACGCAACATTCGGTTGCCGCAAAACGTTATGCTTCTGCGCACTTGCTCCAAACAAAAGGGAACAATCATGCCACTAATTATAGCACACATGTTCATCTTTGAAAACCACAACGTTCAACACCCAACGCTTACCATCCCAACGTTCCCACCTTCAACCTTCAACCTTCAACGTTCAACACCCAACGCTCACCATCCCAACGTTCCCACCTTCAACCTTCAACCTTCAACGTTCAACACCCAACGCTCACCATCCCAACGTTCCCACCTTCAACCTTCAACCTTCAACGTTCAACACCCAACGCTCACCACCCCAACGTTCCCACCTTCAACCTTCAACCTTCAACGCCCAACCCGGTTGACAGGCGCTTTCACAATGGGTACACTACCCTGTGCGCAACACGCCGATCCAAAGGGGGGCGCGGCGTCTGCCGGTTCATCACAGGAGAGATGCAGTGCTGGAAAGTGTACCGAGCGGTCTGGTGACCATTGCCGCCTTTCTTCTCATGCTGGGACTGCTGGTGCTGGTGCATGAGTTGGGGCATTTTTTGACAGCAGTATGGTTTGGCATCAAGGTCGAAGAGTTTGGTCTTGGATACCCGCCGCGAGCAATGGTGCTCTTCGAACGGAATGGTGTTAAGTACACCCTCAACTGGTTGCCTATCGGCGGATTTGTGCGCTTCAGCGGCGAAGGCGATCAGATCTACGGCGTCGGCAGTCTGGCGACTGCGTCACCCTGGAAAAAAATCGTCGTGCTCTTCGCAGGTCCGCTGATGAACCTGCTGCTGGCATTCGCCATCTTCAGCGCCATTTTCATGGCGCGTGGCATTCCTGCCGCCTTCGACGGCGCGCGGATCGATGTCGTCTATCCGGGAACGCCAGCCGAACGCGCCGGATTGCGCAGCGGCGACCTGCTCCTCTCACTCGCCGGTCGTCCACTCCGCACCGATCTGAGCGAGATTCGCCAGATCGCGGCAGAGAACCGCGGACGCCCGATCGAGGCGGTCGTTGAGCGTGATGGCGCCCGCGTCATTCTCGTCGTTACTCCCGGCAGGTGGGAACGTGATGGCGTTGTGTACGAAAATGGCTTCGGTTTCGCCTACGCCCCCAACATGCAGATCGTCCCGGCAACCCTGCCCCAGGCTTTGACCACCGGGTTCTCGTACACCTTCGAGATCCTCGGGCGCTTTATCGGCGGCATCGGGCAGATGCTCGGCAGTCTGCTGGGGCTGACCCAGGCGCCGCCGGGCGGGGTCGCTGGCGTCGTCGGGATTGCGCGTGGAACCGGCGAGGTTCTCCAGCGCGATGGCTGGATCGGCTTCTGGCAGTGGACGGCGCTCATCAGCCTGAACCTGTTTCTGATCAACCTGCTGCCCATCCCGGCACTGGACGGCAGTCACATCCTGTTTGCCCTGATCGAGATTGCGCGCGGTGGGAAGAAGATTCCGCCGGAGCGTGAAGCAATGGTGCACGCCATCGGATTCATGATGCTCATGGGGTTGATGGTCGTGATTACGGTTTCCGACGTGGCGAACTGGATTGGCGGGAACCCGGTGCTGGGTGGGGGGTGAGGGTCCGCCTGTTGCTGATGTGCTATGGCTCACCGACGTTTACCGACGATCCGCGCCAGCGAAGTGGGCGAATATGTGTACTGCGCCCGATCCTGGTGGCTGCGCCGTGTCGCCGGACTGGAACCAGAGGGGCGTGAACGGCGTGAGCGCGGTACGACTCTGCACCGCCGCCACGCACGCTCGGTGGCGCTGAGTCGTCTGTTGCTGGCTGTGGCAGTGTTGCTCGGCGTTGCTGCGTTGATTGTGCTGGTCGGCGGCGGATATGCGGGCTGAGCCATGGCGATCACCGTCGGATTGGCGTTGATCATGCTGGCGCTGATCGCTCTGATCGGTGCGCTGCGCCTCCGTGCTGCAACCGGACTTCCGTGGGCGCCGGTGGTCTATCACGATACCGACGCCTGGACGCCGGAACGACCACTGGTTGCGCGCCGGATCGGACTGGTCGGCAAGCCCGATTATCTGATCCAGATGCGCGGATGTCTCATACCCGTAGAAGTCAAACCGGGGCGAAACGCTGCGCATCCGTATGAATCCGATCTGATGCAACTGGCAGCGTACTGCGTACTGATCGAGGAAACGACCGGCGTCGCCCCGCCCTATGGTCTGCTGCGGTACGCGGAGCGCACCTTCCGTCTCTCGTATACCGCGCGGGTGCGCGAAGAAGTGCTGACACTGCTCGACGAAATGCGCAACGCCCTTGACAACGACTGTGATCGGAGTCACGATGATCCTGCACGCTGTCGGGGATGCGGCTTCTTATCGCAGTGCGATCAGGCAATCATCGGTTGACGGTTGCAGGCAGAATATGGGAACGCGGAACGCCCGAACACTGAAGAGAGCAGATTGCTGCGAACATCTCGATGACCATTATTACGCGCGAAATGCTGGCTGAACAGATCGAAGCTCGATTGAGCGGCGCTATCACCGACGAAACGCTGGCGGCATGGGCATTCGACCGATTCTACGCCGTCGAACTCGGTCTGGCACAGATCGAAACCGGCGCCGAAGAGCGTATTGCCGACATACTCGACACCCTGATGTTTGCCGATCACGCCGCGTTTCGCCTGGAAGAAGGAGCATTGCGCAGTCTGGTTGCGCAGTTGAGAACGCTATGAAAATTCGGACCCATCCACGAATAGGCGCCATTCGCGTCGGCGATGAGGTATATTCGTACCGCTACCACCTTTTTGCCCGTGTTGAAGCGGTCTTTCCCGCAGCGGTATGCGTCAAGATTGCCGCGATCGATGGCATGCACCCGCTGGAACTGACCCTCATCCCGCAACTCTGGCGCGCTGACGATATTGAAAATCTGAGCATCTGTCGGTACTGCGGCGGGCGGGAGAATCTCCTCCTGGAGCGCGAGACCGGCATTCCCTTCCGGGTGTGTGAACGCTGCCGCATCGTCCCGCCACAGGAACACAGTTATGTGCAGTGGCGCTGGTGGTAGGAGCGCCATCCGCAGCGCAGACAGAATACGGGAGTCATCCCTCCGGATTGATCAACGGTTTCGGGAAGACCTTCCCATACGGCTCTCCCCACCACTCCGCCAGTGAGCGCCCCTCGACAAAAATCTGCACCCCGGTGACACCCGGCAGCGTTGTCAGCGACTCGACCAGCGTGCGCACCGCAGCCGCACGATCCGCCGCCTCGGCGAACTGTGCGCTGAAATCGACGCGCACAACCCCCCGGTTGATCCCAATCGAGCGCAGTTCAGTCGTCGGCGGGATGGTGCGCTGCACCGCGTACTCATAGATCCCCGGTCCCTCGATCAGGGCGCGGACTGTCCCCTCCGCAACCTGACGCGTCTTCGGAACCATGCGAATGATGCGAATCGTGTGATACCCATCATTTGCCAGATAGTACGTCGGCAAAAATTCCGTCGCTGCATAATCGACCGGCAGATTGTCCGGGTTGAGCGGATTGACAACCGGACGGGCGATAGGACCGCTTCCGTTGATGCCGATGTTGGCGCCATTGACCTGGAACTGGACGCGATTGATCGTCTCGAAATGGGTCAGCGTCAGCACAATCGAGTGCAACCCGCGCGGATCGCCGTTCAAGTGGGGCGGTCGGTCGAAGTTGACAGTTGCGAGTCCGTTGCTGATCGTGATGCCCAACAACCGTGCCTGCGGATCGACCAGCCGTTCCAGACCATTGCGCGGACCTTCAATCAGCGCATTGATAGCGGCAGTCGCCACCTTGCGATCCTCAACTGGAACGAGCCGTTGAGTCGGAACGAATAGTGTGCCGGTTGCATCCCCGAAGTAGAGCCACAACCGCTCATTGCGCACGGTTGGCGCCGGTGGTCGCGGCGTTGCAGGAGGCGCCGTCGGCGGTGGCGGCGACGGCGGTGTCGTTGGAACAGCGGTTGGCGGCATGATAGTTGCCGTGGGCGTTGCGGTCGGTTGCGTCGGTTGAACCGTTGCGGTCACTCCAGGTGTGACCGGCAGCTGCGTCGGTTGAAGGGTCGGCGATGGAACAATCGTCGCACCTCCGGTCGGTTGGGTCGGCAACGCCGTTGGCACAAGAATGACCGGTTCCGGTGTCGGCGTGGGAGAAGGTTGAGGCGAGGGCGTACTGGTTGGCAGCGGCGTCGGCGTGGGAGGAACTGCCGTTGCCGTAGCCGACGGTGTTGGCTGCGGCGACGCCCCCTCCGTAGCAGTCGCCGTCTCCAGCGCACCGACCGCACCACCGCTCGTCGGTGATGCCACAACGGTTGATGGCATCAGACCGCCGCCGGTGAGCGCCTGCCATCCTGCAACCGCATACACCAGGATAATGATTGCCAGCATCCCCAGCATCAGCGCATAGATCGCGCGGTCGCGCGGCGACAGCGTCCCCAACCATCCCCGCAGACCGCCGGGAGCGACAGTCGCTGCACCAGCGGGACTGATCGTTGCTGGCGTTGAGGGGATTGTTAAACCCATGTATAATGGGCATTGAACATGA
Encoded here:
- a CDS encoding aminotransferase class V-fold PLP-dependent enzyme, giving the protein MARSRLRQIINPLGARAAAAFEAALRRIPAVQRRLEAQYAALLADIEPSLKPYRHEFPAYTRLPPVGRNRDDILAMMRQLAERETPRWRDGYVSGAVYHGDPDHLAFLNQAYALHSVSNPLHVDLWPSIARYEAEIVAMTATMLGGGPGVCGTVTSGGTESILLAMKTYRDWARERLGIRHPEVVAPVTAHAAFDKAAHYFGIRLVRIPVDDGFRADVAAARRALTRNTIALVGSAPSFPHGVIDPIADLAALAHDRRIGIHVDACLGGFVLPWAQRLGYPVPPFDFNVPGVTSISVDTHKYGYAPKGTSVILYRTEALRRFQYYVAADWPGGLYVSPTMAGSRPGALSAAAWAAMVSMGEQGYLEATRRILETAHRIRTGIEAIPELRILGDPLWVIAFTATRLDIYRILDRMAQRGWNLNGLHHPPAVHICVTLPHTAPGVADRFIADLRDSVAAVRREPRARGGMAPVYGMAASLPFRGVIGDLLRRYLDVVYKP
- a CDS encoding YgaP family membrane protein, whose protein sequence is MMFHQNVGPIDRGIRAIAGIVLLVATFVLLSGFWQILAAVVAVILLITAVFGVCPLYSALGIDTTPTKPAAKH
- a CDS encoding protein kinase domain-containing protein gives rise to the protein MATLRAQSHSGNSDTTGSASQSGAARELRNYRLDQRIGQDELAVVYRATHLTLDRPVLVSVLHRTDWVSSSRFQLAGRLAAHLTHPNLLPVIDAGYDERIGHYLVTPYLDTRSLQDVLAGGALEPLQALRIATQLASVLDYLHAQNIVHRDVQPANIMITPQGTAYLTNLSLAAAPDTPDLSSIDDTDYRTPYTAPEQTLRSGQPTPASDLYSLGAVIYHMFSGESPPPAGTPPSLALRDEALTAVDRVIQRLMAHHPSQRYSSAGQAITALRQALRAQIDAVTVDMEESRWEPIAEWLENPLETVLGNLIDADFVARSRARADALHRVDAIRRLLDRWSRQNWTHRPQLGHLIEPEQIVSYNLYFYELRVAYETRTSPQVRLGVHRGGALTPVREASLWEAPVPDLPPFETHAAETMTLPGSQRVVGCPECSGAGRIPCRTCEGSGTVLRTRRVKEPDGTTRVEQLSEECPTCRGYGREECERCEGTGQLLEEKVFSWSRSARAYFNEDDLSGLHKPTLQAKAQKVFEGPVSLREGHWYQVAPLKELIEEAQRGCGDDTRVIAAELIIRGVPVTEVDYRFRDQPRTLAFIGFDNTLKGDMTLYDVERIVLYAIILVMAITLAAILALR
- a CDS encoding M50 family metallopeptidase; the protein is MLESVPSGLVTIAAFLLMLGLLVLVHELGHFLTAVWFGIKVEEFGLGYPPRAMVLFERNGVKYTLNWLPIGGFVRFSGEGDQIYGVGSLATASPWKKIVVLFAGPLMNLLLAFAIFSAIFMARGIPAAFDGARIDVVYPGTPAERAGLRSGDLLLSLAGRPLRTDLSEIRQIAAENRGRPIEAVVERDGARVILVVTPGRWERDGVVYENGFGFAYAPNMQIVPATLPQALTTGFSYTFEILGRFIGGIGQMLGSLLGLTQAPPGGVAGVVGIARGTGEVLQRDGWIGFWQWTALISLNLFLINLLPIPALDGSHILFALIEIARGGKKIPPEREAMVHAIGFMMLMGLMVVITVSDVANWIGGNPVLGGG
- a CDS encoding CRISPR-associated protein Cas4; translated protein: MAITVGLALIMLALIALIGALRLRAATGLPWAPVVYHDTDAWTPERPLVARRIGLVGKPDYLIQMRGCLIPVEVKPGRNAAHPYESDLMQLAAYCVLIEETTGVAPPYGLLRYAERTFRLSYTARVREEVLTLLDEMRNALDNDCDRSHDDPARCRGCGFLSQCDQAIIG
- a CDS encoding GerMN domain-containing protein, translated to MSEAPPTGQGYCPYLGLKQNRAIRFSSPTPEHRCYVGGEPVEIPVDQSTFCLSRNHVQCPLYMGLTIPSTPATISPAGAATVAPGGLRGWLGTLSPRDRAIYALMLGMLAIIILVYAVAGWQALTGGGLMPSTVVASPTSGGAVGALETATATEGASPQPTPSATATAVPPTPTPLPTSTPSPQPSPTPTPEPVILVPTALPTQPTGGATIVPSPTLQPTQLPVTPGVTATVQPTQPTATPTATIMPPTAVPTTPPSPPPPTAPPATPRPPAPTVRNERLWLYFGDATGTLFVPTQRLVPVEDRKVATAAINALIEGPRNGLERLVDPQARLLGITISNGLATVNFDRPPHLNGDPRGLHSIVLTLTHFETINRVQFQVNGANIGINGSGPIARPVVNPLNPDNLPVDYAATEFLPTYYLANDGYHTIRIIRMVPKTRQVAEGTVRALIEGPGIYEYAVQRTIPPTTELRSIGINRGVVRVDFSAQFAEAADRAAAVRTLVESLTTLPGVTGVQIFVEGRSLAEWWGEPYGKVFPKPLINPEG